AGAGACCTCACACACGTGCTGGTCAAAGGCACGCGCAGCAGATGCAAGGGGCCATCCGGGGGGATCGTTCGGAAAGCCAGACCTCCTGACCGTCTCACACTGCGTCAGCGGACCGAAGAGCCGCAGGCGCGTTTGCGATTCACGGGAGGGGAACCGATGAAGGCAGTCATCCTTGCGGGTGGCCTGGGAACTCGCTTGAGCGAAGAGACCACGCTCAAGCCCAAACCAATGGTTGAGATCGGTGGCAAACCGATCATCTGGCACATCATGCACGAGTACGCCCACCACGGCGTCAACGAGTTCATCGTGTGCGGCGGCTACAAAGCCGAATACATCAAAGAGTGGTTCGCCTCCTACGCGCTACGCAATTCGGACATGACGTTTGACCTGCGCACCGGCGAAATGGTTGTGCACAAACGCGACGTTGAAGACTGGAAAGTCACCGTTGTCGACACCGGCCTTAGCTCCTTGACCGGCGGCCGCCTCAAACGCGTGAAGGACTACATCGGCGACGAAACATTCTGCTTCACCTACGGTGACGGCGTCTCCGATACCGACATTTCCGCCACCATCGACTTCCACAAGAAATCTGGCCGCCTGGCCACCATGACCGTGGTGCAGCCACCTGGACGTTTCGGAGCGATCTCCCTGGGAGCCTGCGAAACCACCATCGAAACATTCCAAGAAAAACCCGATGGCGACGGCGCCTGGATCAACGGCGGCTACTTCGTGTGCGAACCCGGCGTCATCGACTACATCGACGGCGACGACACCACCTGGGAACAAGAACCCCTACGCAACCTCGCCCATAACGGCCAGCTCAACGCATGGAAACACCCTGGTTTCTGGCACCCCATGGACACGTTGAACGACAAAAACAAGCTGGAGAAGCAGTGGGCCGCTGGCAGCGCGCCCTGGAAGGTGTGGAACTGACATGAAGATTCTCGTTACCGGCACCGAGGGCTACCTCGGATACCTGCTCGCCCCGCTGCTCATGGAAGACGGGCACGAGGTCGTCGGCCTAGACACCGGCTTCTATGAAGAGGGCTGGCTGTTCAGCGACCACCAGCGCACCCCCATGACCATCAAGAAAGACATGCGCGACCTCACCGTCGAAGACCTTCAAGGTTTCGATGCCGTTGTCGCGATGGCTGAACTGTCCAACGACCCCGTCGGTGACCTGGTTGGCCCCCTGACCTTCGACATCAACCACAAAGGCTCAGTCCACGTCGCCACCACAGCTAAAGCTGCTGGCGTCGAGCGATTCGTCTACATGAGCTCCTGCTCCGTCTACGGTGTGGCCGAAGGAGACGTTGACGAAACCAGCGCCGTCAACCCGCAAACCGCCTACGGCGAATGCAAATACCTCACCGAACAAGACCTGTGGAAACTCGCTGACGACAACTTCCACCCCACCGCGATGCGTAACGCCACCGCCTTCGGCGCCAGCCCACGCCAGCGTTTCGACATCGTCCTGAACAACCTCGCCGGCCTGGCCTGGGTTGAGAAAAACATCGCAATGACCTCCGACGGCACCCCCTGGCGCCCCATGGTCCACGCCCTGGACATCTGCAAAGCGATCCGGTTGGCGCTGGCCGCTCCGATCGAGAAGGTCCACGCCCAGGTGTTCAACGTCGGCTCTTACGACAACAACTACACGGTGCGCCAGATCGCCGAGACCGTGGCAAACGAGTTCCCCGGCTGCGAGCTTTCCTTCGGCGAGCCCGGTCAAGACAACCGTTCCTACAAGGTCCGTTTCGACAAGATCGAGCAGACCCTTGGATTCTCCTGCGACTGGAACCTCGCCGATGGTGCCAAGCAGCTGCACTCGGTTTTCGAAGCGATCCAGCTCGACGCAGACAAGTTCTACGGCCGCGGCCACACGCGTTTGAAGATGATTGACCACCTCCTCAAAACCGGCCAGGTCGACGAGAAGCTGTTCTGGAAGAAGGCTGACGCCTGATGGAATTCACTCAAACCGCTGTTGAAGGCTGCTGGATCATCGACCTGAAGGCGTTCGAAGACAACCGTGGTGGTTTCGCACGGACCTTCTGCGTGGAGGAGTTCCAAGCACACGGCATCCCCACGGATGTGAAACAGGCCAACATGTCCTGGAACCACAAGAAGGGCACTATGCGCGGTATGCACCGCCAGATCGCCCCGGCCGCGGAG
This region of Dermatophilus congolensis genomic DNA includes:
- the rfbF gene encoding glucose-1-phosphate cytidylyltransferase, which produces MKAVILAGGLGTRLSEETTLKPKPMVEIGGKPIIWHIMHEYAHHGVNEFIVCGGYKAEYIKEWFASYALRNSDMTFDLRTGEMVVHKRDVEDWKVTVVDTGLSSLTGGRLKRVKDYIGDETFCFTYGDGVSDTDISATIDFHKKSGRLATMTVVQPPGRFGAISLGACETTIETFQEKPDGDGAWINGGYFVCEPGVIDYIDGDDTTWEQEPLRNLAHNGQLNAWKHPGFWHPMDTLNDKNKLEKQWAAGSAPWKVWN
- a CDS encoding NAD-dependent epimerase/dehydratase family protein produces the protein MKILVTGTEGYLGYLLAPLLMEDGHEVVGLDTGFYEEGWLFSDHQRTPMTIKKDMRDLTVEDLQGFDAVVAMAELSNDPVGDLVGPLTFDINHKGSVHVATTAKAAGVERFVYMSSCSVYGVAEGDVDETSAVNPQTAYGECKYLTEQDLWKLADDNFHPTAMRNATAFGASPRQRFDIVLNNLAGLAWVEKNIAMTSDGTPWRPMVHALDICKAIRLALAAPIEKVHAQVFNVGSYDNNYTVRQIAETVANEFPGCELSFGEPGQDNRSYKVRFDKIEQTLGFSCDWNLADGAKQLHSVFEAIQLDADKFYGRGHTRLKMIDHLLKTGQVDEKLFWKKADA